One genomic segment of Brassica napus cultivar Da-Ae chromosome A3, Da-Ae, whole genome shotgun sequence includes these proteins:
- the LOC106386252 gene encoding protein EXPORTIN 1A-like, translated as MAAEKLRDLSQPIDVGVLDATVSAFFVTGSKEERAAADQILRDLQANPDMWLQVVHILQNTKSMDTKFFALQVLEGVIKYRWNALPVEQRDGMKNYISEVIVQLSSNEASFRSERLYVNKLNVILVQIVKHDWPAKWTSFIPDLVAAAKTSETICENCMIILKLLSEEVFDFSRGEMTQQKIKELKQSLNSEFKLIHELCLYVLSASQRQDLIRSTLSALHAYLSWIPLGYIFESPLLETLLKFFPVPAYRNLTLQCLTEVAALNFGDFYNVQYVKMYTMFIGQLQTILPPSTNIPEAYSSGSDEEQAFIQNLALFFTSFFKFHIRVLESAPDTVSLLLTGLEYLINISYVDDTEVFKVCLDYWNTLVLELFDAHHNSDNPAASINLMGLQMAQVLQRRQLYSNPMSKLRGLMINRMAKPEEVLIVEDENGNIVRETLKDNDVLVQYKIMRETLIYLSHLDHDDTEKQMLRKLTKQLSGEEWAWNTLNTLCWAIGSISGSMAEDQENRFLVMVIRDLLNLCEITKGKDNKAVIASNIMYVVGQYPRFLRAHWKFLKTVVNKLFEFMHETHPGVQDMACDTFLKIVQKCKRKFVIVQVGEREPFVSELLSGLASTVQDLEPHQIHSFYESVGNMIHAESDPLKRDEYLRRLMELPNEKWAEIIGQARHSVEVLKDPVVIRTVLNILQTNTSAATSLGTDFLSQISLIFLDMLNVYRMYSELVSTSITDGGPYASKTSFVKLLRSVKRETLKLIETFLDKAEDQPHIGKQFVSPMMEYVLADYARNVPDARESEVLSLFATIINKYKATMLDDVPNIFEAVFQCTLEMITKNFEDYPEHRLKFFSLLRAIATFCFPALIKLSSQQLKLVMDSIIWAFRHTERNIAETGLNLLLEMLKNFQQSAFCNQFFRSYFIQIEQEIFAVLTDTFHKPGFKLHVLVLQHLFCLVESGALTEPLWDTATVPYPYPNNAAFVREYTIKLLSSSFPNMTAAEVTQFVNGLYESRNDPSEFKKNIRDFLVQSKEFSAQDNKDLYAEEAAAQREQERQRMLSIPGLVAPNEIQDEMVDS; from the exons ATGGCGGCCGAGAAGCTAAGAGACTTGAGCCAGCCGATTGACGTCGGCGTGCTCGATGCCACTGTTTCCGCCTTCTTCGTTACCGGATCTAAGGAAGAG AGAGCTGCTGCCGATCAGATTCTGCGGGATTTGCAAGCTAATCCTGACATGTGGCTTCAAGTTGTACACATTCTTCAGAACACAAAGAGCATGGATACTAAGTTCTTTGCCCTTCAG GTTCTAGAAGGTGTTATAAAGTACAGATGGAATGCACTACCTGTTGAACAACGAGATGGAATGAAAAATTACATCTCGGAGGTCATTGTACAG CTCTCCAGTAACGAAGCATCTTTCAGATCGGAAAGGCTCTATGTCAACAAGCTCAATGTTATCTTGGTTCAG ATAGTGAAGCATGATTGGCCGGCAAAGTGGACAAGCTTCATTCCCGATCTAGTTGCGGCTGCTAAAACCAGCGAAACTATCTGCGAAAATTGCATGATCATTTTGAAA CTCCTAAGCGAAGAGGTTTTTGATTTCTCAAGAGGAGAAATGACTCAGCAGAAGATAAAAGAGCTGAAACAATCTCTAAACAG CGAGTTTAAACTCATTCACGAGTTATGCCTCTATGTCCTCTCAGCTTCTCAAAGACAGGATCTTATACGCTCAACACTCTCTGCGTTGCATGCCTATCTTTCATGGATTCCGTTAGGCTATATTTTTGAGTCTCCTTTG CTTGAGACCCTCCTTAAATTCTTTCCTGTGCCAGCATATAGGAATCTCACGCTTCAATGCCTGACCGAG GTTGCAGCTCTCAACTTCGGAGATTTTTACAATGTGCAATATGTCAAGATGTACACCATGTTTATAGGGCAGCTGCAG ACCATTCTTCCACCAAGTACAAATATCCCTGAGGCATATTCAAGCGGAAGTGATGAAGAACAA GCATTTATCCAGAACCTGGCACTTTTTTTCACTTCGTTTTTCAAG TTTCATATACGAGTCTTGGAATCAGCGCCAGATACCGTTTCCTTATTACTTACGGGTCTCGAATATCTCATCAATATATCATATGTTGATGACACTGAAGTCTTTAAG GTCTGTTTGGACTACTGGAACACGTTGGTGTTGGAGCTGTTTGATGCACATCATAATTCTGATAACCCTGCAGCAAGTATAAACCTGATGGGATTGCAG ATGGCTCAAGTCCTGCAACGGCGTCAACTTTATTCTAATCCAATGTCCAAACTAAGAGGGTTAATGATCAACCGCATGGCGAAGCCTGAAGAAGTGCTtattgttgaagatgaaaatggGAATATCGTCCGTGAAACTTTGAAGGACAATGATGTTCTTGTCCAGTATAAG ATAATGCGGGAGACATTAATCTATCTCTCACATCTTGACCACGATGATACTGAAAAGCAG ATGTTGAGGAAGCTAACCAAACAATTAAGCGGGGAGGAATGGGCATGGAACACTTTGAATACACTATGCTGGGCTATTGGGTCTATTTCTGGATCTATGGCAGAAGATCAG GAAAACAGATTTTTGGTCATGGTCATTCgagatttgttaaatttatgTGAGATTACCAAGGGAAAAGACAATAAAGCCGTCATTGCTAGCAACATTAT GTATGTCGTCGGTCAGTATCCAAGGTTTTTAAGGGCCCATTGGAAGTTTCTGAAAACAGttgtgaataagctgtttgagTTTATGCATGAGACGCATCCTGGTGTTCAG GACATGGCGTGTGATACGTTCTTGAAAATAGTTCAGAAGTGCAAGCGTAAATTTGTTATTGTTCAG GTTGGAGAGAGGGAACCATTTGTATCTGAACTTCTATCTGGCCTTGCATCCACTGTTCAAGATCTTGAGCCTCATCAGATTCACTCATTTTATGAATCT GTTGGTAATATGATCCATGCAGAATCAGATCCTCTGAAGAGAGATGAATATCTACGGAGGTTGATGGAACTCCCAAACGAG AAATGGGCAGAAATCATAGGACAGGCACGCCATAGTGTAGAAGTCCTCAAGGATCCAGTTGTGATACGTACAGTGCTTAATATTCTACAG ACGAACACTAGTGCTGCTACTTCACTAGGAACGGACTTCTTATCCCAAATTTccttaatatttttagatatgctGAACGTATACAG AATGTACAGTGAGCTTGTGTCAACCAGCATTACTGATGGGGGCCCATATGCGTCCAAGACATCTTTTGTAAAacttttaag ATCTGTTAAGAGGGAAACCCTTAAGCTGATAGAAACCTTCTTAGACAAAGCCGAAGACCAACCGCACATAGGGAAACAATTTGTGTCTCCAATGATGGAGTATGTACTTGCCGACTATGCGAGGAATGTGCCTGATGCTAGGGAATCAGAAGTTCTTTCACTTTTTGCAACGATTATAAACAA GTACAAGGCAACAATGTTAGATGACGTGCCAAACATATTTGAAGCTGTTTTCCAGTGTACATTGGAG ATGATAACTAAGAACTTCGAAGATTATCCGGAACACCGCCTCAAGTTTTTCTCATTACTCCGTGCTATTGCTACATTTTGTTTCCCTGCCTTGATAAAGTTGTCAAGTCAG CAACTGAAGCTAGTGATGGATTCAATTATCTGGGCATTTAGACATACTGAGAGAAACATCGCTGAAACTGGGCTTAATCTTTTGCTTGAGATGCTGAAGAACTTTCAG CAATCTGCGTTTTGTAATCAATTCTTCCGGTCATACTTCATACAAATAGAGCAAGAAATATTTGCTGTGTTGACTGATACCTTCCATAAGCCTGGCTTCAAGCTGCATGTGCTGGTGCTCCAGCATCTGTTTTGCCTG GTTGAGAGCGGTGCTTTAACTGAACCTTTGTGGGATACTGCAACCGTACCTTATCCCTATCCGAACAACGCTGCCTTTGTTCGTGAATACACCATTAAGCTATTGAGCTCTTCATTCCCAAACATGACTGCAGCAGAG GTCACACAATTTGTGAATGGACTCTACGAGTCGAGAAATGACCCGTCTGAATTCAAGAAAAACATTCGCGACTTCCTTGTGCAGTCCAAGGAATTTTCTGCTCAG GATAACAAGGATTTGTATGCTGAGGAAGCAGCAGCGCAGAGAGAGCAAGAGCGTCAAAGAATGCTTTCGATTCCTGGGCTTGTTGCTCCTAATGAGATTCAAGACGAGATGGTCGACTCCTAA